The Amycolatopsis sp. DG1A-15b genome contains the following window.
CGCTCGCCGGGCTCAAGGTGGTCGTCGACTGCGCCAATGGCGCTGCCTCCGCCGCCGCGCCCGAGGTCTACCGCCGCGCCGGCGCCGAGGTCGTCGCGCTGCACGCCGACCCGGACGGCATCAACATCAACCAGCACTGCGGCTCCAACCACCCGGAGAAGCTGCGCGAAGCGGTGGTCGCCCACGGTGCCGACCTCGGCATCGCCCACGACGGCGACGCCGACCGCTGCGTGGCCGTCGACTCCGCCGGCGAGCTGGTGGACGGCGACCAGATCATGGCGGTCCTGGCGCTCGCGCTGGCCGAGGCCGGCGAGCTGACCAAGGACACCCTGGTCGCGACCGTGATGAGCAACCTCGGCCTGCACCTGGCCATGAAGGCGCACGGCATCACGGTGCTCACGGCCGCGGTGGGCGACCGGTACGTCCTGGAGGAGCTGCGCGCCGGCGGCTTCGCGCTGGGCGGCGAGCAGTCGGGCCACGTCGTGCTCCCGGCGCACGCGACCACCGGCGACGGCCTGCTGACCGCGCTGCGCCTGATGAGCCGCATGGCCGAGACGGGCAAGTCGCTGGCCGACCTGGCGGCCGTGATGAACCGCCTGCCGCAGGTGCTGGTCAACGTGCCGGTCGCCGACAAGGCCGCGGTCGCCGGCTCGTCCGAGGTCCGCACCGCCGTCGGCGAGATCGAGGCCGAGCTGGGCGAGGAGGGCCGGGTGCTGCTGCGCCCGTCCGGCACCGAGCAGCTGGTCCGCGTGATGGTCGAGGCGCCGGCGCAGTCCACCGCGCAGGCCGCGGCCGACCGCCTGGCCGGCGTCGTCTCAGCGGTTTCCTGACGCGAGGGTGACCACGGCCTTCGCCGGGCCGTGGAACACCGGGTGGGTCTTCCAGCGGACTTCGTCCACCCGGCAGCCGCCGCCGAGGACTTCCGCCAGCGCCGTGAGCGCGATCTCACCTTCGGCCACCGCGACCCCGGAGCCGGGGCACGCGTGCCGGCCGAGCCCGAACGGCAGGCCGTCGG
Protein-coding sequences here:
- the glmM gene encoding phosphoglucosamine mutase, which encodes MARLFGTDGVRGLANAELTPELALALAASAARVLAAHDRSHRPVAVVGRDPRASGEMLEAAVVAGLTSAGADVRRVGVLPTPAVAYLVGALEADLGVMISASHNPMPDNGIKLFAAGGHKLPDGIEDEIEAGLAAGKVRPTGAGVGRVTDVEDALDRYAAHLLDATPNPLAGLKVVVDCANGAASAAAPEVYRRAGAEVVALHADPDGININQHCGSNHPEKLREAVVAHGADLGIAHDGDADRCVAVDSAGELVDGDQIMAVLALALAEAGELTKDTLVATVMSNLGLHLAMKAHGITVLTAAVGDRYVLEELRAGGFALGGEQSGHVVLPAHATTGDGLLTALRLMSRMAETGKSLADLAAVMNRLPQVLVNVPVADKAAVAGSSEVRTAVGEIEAELGEEGRVLLRPSGTEQLVRVMVEAPAQSTAQAAADRLAGVVSAVS